The Candidatus Dependentiae bacterium genome segment TTAAAGTATATACTATATTTAGCTTATTATCTGATACTACGTTTTCCTTTAAATTATCACAAAAAGATGCTTTGTCTATTGGTGCTTTTACAGTAGTAATACATTTATTGGTAGCAATATCGTAAATACTAAAATAACATTGGTCTCCCTGACTATATGTTTCAATAAGAGCACATTCATTACCAAATACCGCATGTCTATGCATATAGCCTCTAGGACTAAAAGTGCCAAGAATTTTACCATTTTTTGTACTTTTAATGCTATACACACCAGCTGTGTCATAATCGCGCTCTAGCTCACCCTTACCTAAAGATTGATCATCATAATTTTGTAGTCTGTTGTTTGAAAACCTACCTAACTTAGATAAGCACCCCCACAATAAGTAACCTCTTTTACTACATAACTTTTCTCTTAAAATGCTTACCATCTCTTCAGGTAAGGCTGTTAAGATATCTTCAAGAAAACCTCGTGAGGACAAACAAAGTTGCATTACTTTAGGAGATCCTAATTGCTCTACTACATAGTGACATATAACTTGGTTAAATTGGGTAGTTAATTGTAGTAAAGAGCTAATACGTAATAATTGTAAAAGCTCTTGTAAGGTTAGTTTTTCTAAGATACGATTAATTATTACACTTTGGTCATTGGGTGTAGTGGTATAATACGCAAGCTGCATATCAATAATAATAGGATTATTTCCTTGTAACACTATAAGCTTGAGTAGTTTAACAAACCGCTCAGCCGATTCTTTATCTATATCAGCTAACTGAAATTGCTTACTATCAACATGACTAGAATTAAAATTAAGTTGTGTTTGGAGTACTGCACTTAATGCTATTTCCTGCCTGGTTACAGTTATCTCTGCATTATCTGAGGTTATAAGTTTCATTTGAATTTCATTATCATCCATACCTTTTATAAGTAATGGTGTACAAAGTACAAATCCACTTATTACTCTTTTAATATTTTTAGCCTGCATTGTATTTCCTTATTAGATAATATGTTAATTTAAATTATTATATTTATTACTATAACATATTGCAAACTTTATACAAGCAAGCTTTACATTCAAAGAATTAATCAAAAGGTGCAGGCTACAGCAAGAATTTAAATCTTTGTTGTAGCCTGCACCTTTTGAAATATAAGTATACTTAATTATAATAATTCGTTAGCCAATCTGCTTAATTCACTACGCTCACTTGACTCTAAGTAAACACTAGCAAATAAGGGCTGACCCTTAAAGCGAGAAGCTGCTACTACAAGACCGTTACTTGTAATATCTAAGTATGGTGAATCAATTTGAAATGGATCACCGGCTAAAATTATTTTACTACCTTCACCCACACGGCTAATAAGTGTTTTAACTTCATGAGGTGTTAAGTTTTGTACTTCATCTATAAGAATAAATTGATACGGTATAGAACGACCACGCATATAAGTAATAGCTTCAAGGCTTAACTTGCCTTCTTTTATAAGCTCATCTAAAGAAGCTATGCTTGTATCTTTATGAGGTTTTTTATGCTTATATTTATTGGAGCTTTTAGGATTAAAATTTTCATCTTTATAGACTGCCATTTGATTAGCAACATTAGCAGAATGAGTTATAAAATCCATATTATCATAGATAGGCTGCATCCAGCTATGCAATTTTTCTTGAATATCGCCTGGTAAATAGCCAATATCATTACCCAAAGGTATAACAGGCCTGCTAACTAAAATCTTCTCAAACTCATGTTCAATAAGTACTTTGTGTAAAGCTGCAAGGAGCGCTAAGAAAGTCTTACCAGTACCTGCAGGACCAATTAAAGTAACAAGTGGTATAGAACTATCAAAAAGGGCATCGAGCGCCATAAGCTGCTGAGGATTACGTGCCTCTAAAGGCCACCTTAATTGTGGCGCTTGTACTGGTTTAAATTTATGGTTACCCAAATACCTAAATACCACATAATTATAAGGATTATGTCTACTTTCAAGCAAGACATATTGGTTAATTGTCAGCTCCTGCTCACGAGAAAGTTGATCAAGTTCCTCAGGAGAATCTTTTTTAAGTTGTATTGAGGGTACTTGTAGCTTAATCCAACCTTTATAGATTTGGTCTTTCTCAACGCCACCTTGCGTATAATCAAGAGCTTCTACACCAATAACATCTGATTTTACACGAGCATTAATATCTTTAGAGACAAATTTAACGTCGTAGCCTTTTTTTTGCATGCACCAAGCTGTATACAAGATTTCATTGTCTTTTATACCTTGATCCAATTCAAAGCTACTGCACGCAACATCCTCATGAGGTGTAAAAAAGACCTGAAGCTTGCTCCCATTATCAAGGGTAACACCTTCTTTTAAATTACCACGATTTCGTAGTGCATCAAAATATCTTATGACTTTACGTGTAGTAAAGCCACGTTGCCCTGGATCATTTTTAAATTTATCAAGTTCTTCAAGAACTGCTATAGGAATCCCAACGATGCTATTTTCAAAATTAAAAATAGATTCAGGATCATGAATGAGTACGTTAGTATCTAAAATATACAGTAATTCGCGCGCTGCCATACTAGTTTCCTTAGTCAAAAATTTTAGCCTTATCAAACGTCACTGTACCATAGCCATACAGATAACTTCAATAGTATTTCTAGAGTACTAGAAATACCGCTAACTTACTAGACAGCTAGGTAAAATATCAGACCAACAACTTTCAGATATAACATGAGAGAGCAAACTTAATAGTTGATTAGCTTGTATATCATACCTATACTTACTTAAAAAGTTTAGTTCTTGCACAAGGCCTTGTAGTACACCTTTAAAAAGATCTTGAAGTGGTTGTTGCAGTCTCTGTTTTTTATCTTCATCACGTAAAATCAAAAAAGCATAACGAATTGATTGCTTTATGTCTTTTGCAACACCTTGGCCATAAAAAAACACTCTAGTTAGTCCAACAACAGCTTCTTCATAGTGGGGACTATTTTTATCCTCTACTATGTTGAGCAAATAAGCTATATAGCGACTAAAATAAGCATCTTTAAGCTTGTATGCCAACTTCTTGGCTTCAAGTGAAAGAGCATTACAATGTGTATCAGAAATTAATCGACTAATTATAAACGCTAATTTTCCATTTTTAAGGGTGCCTACACTCGTAAAAGCCAGCGGCGTTAAAGTTGTAAAGGCATACTGTAAAGCTTGAAGAGTATCTTTTTTAACACCACAGCCCTCGCTATAAGCTTCAATAACAAATGAAGCTGCAGTAAAACAGTCTTCATTAGTAGGGTCATCAGCTATAGATTTAACATATTCAAAGAGCTTACCCATATCTTTATGAGCAAGTAGAGCACTATGCTGTTTGTTTAAAAGAATTAGTCCCAAAGAATTTATAGCTTCATTAAACCCAGCTTTATAAGACTTTTTAAAAAGCTCTACTGCTTGACTATAATCTTTAGAAATACCTGTCCCAAAATAATACATAAGTCCTAAAAGATGCAGTGATTCTCTATGTCCTTTATCGGCAGCTTGTTTTAAATAAACGTATGCAG includes the following:
- a CDS encoding PhoH family protein produces the protein MAARELLYILDTNVLIHDPESIFNFENSIVGIPIAVLEELDKFKNDPGQRGFTTRKVIRYFDALRNRGNLKEGVTLDNGSKLQVFFTPHEDVACSSFELDQGIKDNEILYTAWCMQKKGYDVKFVSKDINARVKSDVIGVEALDYTQGGVEKDQIYKGWIKLQVPSIQLKKDSPEELDQLSREQELTINQYVLLESRHNPYNYVVFRYLGNHKFKPVQAPQLRWPLEARNPQQLMALDALFDSSIPLVTLIGPAGTGKTFLALLAALHKVLIEHEFEKILVSRPVIPLGNDIGYLPGDIQEKLHSWMQPIYDNMDFITHSANVANQMAVYKDENFNPKSSNKYKHKKPHKDTSIASLDELIKEGKLSLEAITYMRGRSIPYQFILIDEVQNLTPHEVKTLISRVGEGSKIILAGDPFQIDSPYLDITSNGLVVAASRFKGQPLFASVYLESSERSELSRLANELL